The Rhinolophus ferrumequinum isolate MPI-CBG mRhiFer1 chromosome 4, mRhiFer1_v1.p, whole genome shotgun sequence genome has a window encoding:
- the LOC117021031 gene encoding low-density lipoprotein receptor-related protein 1B, producing MGRRAFLPFLLRVLAALGGLGGCGADEIHCNMTRQVACGERCIPVAWLCNGERECPDGTDEQCEEICRGHPRAWQCDDGKCISLSWRCDGVGDCLDGSDEVNCEMVTACPDQKIQCPGNSQCRDAWELCNGPMDCEDEFDDAHCPWHRCLAGQWQCKNKVCVTESWKCDGSNDCGDSSDEEVCASCPEGMVRCDKEKCILESLMCDGEADCADGTDEPTTCGKNCSLANGGCEGQCSDTNWGVQCSCETGWQLQPDGQSCGDVDECSMAYSPCGQLCHNTPGSYSCGCVQGHQLYNGTDCRVTDDAVKILIAADRELGILDRRTGLYKTLIPIKSMPTSVAYDLERSMYFWVDEVLNVFVLGKPSSVSLYPELRTVNSVSLDWFTGQLYWASSFARVICAGLSDGRGYVKILEKDLVPEQLIVFPAKKYLYWVNRGHKGMRTIETAGMDGSDRKVLVAVNMEEPVGLTLDHVTGRLYWISKYKQSIEMVNVDGSGRYTFLEIFLEDENPVGLHVFENSFFWANKIQLFYASAHTPKERVVLLNASISAFSVLHKSQQPKGRYPACVPGSCSHLCLLSPILPKGYKCVCPEGMFLLPSGICSELKLVFSSGKRLYLLKVGFMGTAIERTLVQEHRRNICLLDIDWKRNLIYWVNAEGHLFCSTGYSGEKQKIWLEHTVCSASVDISTGNLYWLPCDRSAIQKTRITGPETHTLYRTDSSIRHLLLDWPKRVLYWVESGKHLQSMTLDGKNKQEVWTGTWTTDTHMALDLGSSSILWTTKGLGLQSLSLLKNRTYTLNKTWSDGIVAAHEPYLVTMNGAGVVLWNRRILEPFSVSKEPYIRKIIILAENLEVPDPGVEGAATTSPPTLPPPPPLLCTRSSVPCRNGKECISREYLCDGRRDCQDGSDEENCSQFCNRPGVFQCLDGSKCIEEKYHCDGAQQCLDGSDELDCWKPVEDCSLRCDNKTRCIPKSWLCDGNPDCSDKKDEQGCIHEKCSSSEFTCENGQCISYSLHCDGNRDCLDHSDEAGCPVAWSLPCPAGEMKCPRSGECVLAEWICDHDLDCKDGSDEKDCDPKELRCGSRQWSCASGDQCVPDSWHCDGQRDCRDGSDEAGCPPTRCQSSEFQCRSYGCLNFSLVCNGKEDCADGSDEGGRCSSSACRHAQCSHTCYRSPHGPVCACEQGFELKSGGQICKDVDECQKLGRRPCSQTCINTEGSYSCTCHPGYSLEPDGHTCKATGTEPILLVAIQFNLLLYGLRSLKEDILATTDKNLIISSMDYDLVDQKVFWTDLGAESIKWISMDTQKKGTVVKGIKPDCIVVDWIGRNLYWTDGTAGQILAIPLTAVWRGKSEYTIVLDDDLNQPLSLALDPLSGLMYWSEIGGEPHIEQAGMDGSSRKILINQGLGRPTSIVLDQLSWKIFWSDDKFHCIGSANLDGTGISTLQLTQIKSPFSVAVLEDEVFWSEMKTRTVQRMEKMTGKNRVVLLKRLEQPYGLKIMHEVLQPRSSNPCLDTGCSHLCLLSPRSKGSCHCPIGLLLADDGLSCVPVKESAFLFLVLPTVVIQIYLKNLEALLGQATLPEHRILPFTNVNQLASVDYLVQEKVLYLSELDRGDIRLLRLKESGKLSWKKLLSVEGTVIDLAVDWLSGNIYWIDSANPHINIASSKGQYSTVLFSENLYRPASVVLHLPTAIMCFVDLGSQDDGRRGSSIECASMDGSRRKVLWQKSQVPVGLTFSDSGTRVYWADTGRGLIESIQQDGTRYRVDRTGIQGLNLFTYGQGMMFWTTIDDAEVTKVWYSKAELSENRWFQVDQKIVDLKVYSKLRQQGTNSCSENNGGCSHICLPKPEGQTCKCSSGYYLDDTNKCIEAVRCSAPSQSCKDGQKCISTEQVCDGRADCLDGSDEMGCTYPDKIHSIPTSEKAEAGKRVTPKAVPPLQATKSTNARYLGPEGMNYPVRKTLIPSILARGSKTSETKESGESVQPKDLQRTKHLPCSSDFCNRRGICTMEGELRKCSCLMEYGGEFCEEEVHGPAPGHVALSLTIALSVVLVTLGAFVYFRREHELKRNSTASSRNSTSHKENDAEESLLNSETFVNEAYEEQELLTSLQTD from the exons ATGAAATACATTGTAACATGACGAGGCAAGTTGCATGTGGAGAGAGATGCATTCCTGTGGCCTGGCTGTGCAATGGAGAGCGAGAGTGCCCTGATGGGACAGATGAGCAGTGTG AAGAAATCTGTCGCGGACATCCACGAGCCTGGCAGTGTGATGATGGGAAATGTATTTCTCTGAGCTGGCGCTGTGATGGCGTTGGTGACTGCTTAGATGGCTCCGATGAGGTTAATTGTG AGATGGTGACAGCATGTCCAGACCAAAAAATCCAGTGTCCAGGAAATTCTCAGTGTCGTGATGCTTGGGAACTCTGTAATGGCCCTATGGACTGTGAAGACGAGTTTGACGACGCACACTGCCCCTGGCACCGTTGCCTGGCTGGGCAGTGGCAATGCAAAAACAAGGTGTGTGTTACGGAGAGCTGGAAGTGCGATGGCAGCAATGATTGCGGCGACTCCTCGGACGAGGAAGTCTGTG CTTCCTGTCCAGAAGGCATGGTTAGATGTGATAAAGAGAAATGCATCCTAGAATCCTTGATGTGTGATGGGGAAGCAGACTGTGCAGATGGTACTGATGAGCCCACTACATGTG GTAAAAACTGCTCTCTGGCCAATGGAGGCTGTGAGGGTCAGTGCAGTGACACAAACTGGGGTGTCCAGTGTTCGTGTGAAACTGGATGGCAATTGCAGCCAGATGGTCAGAGCTGTGGAG ATGTAGATGAGTGCTCTATGGCATACAGTCCTTGTGGCCAGCTATGTCATAATACACCAGGCTCTTACTCTTGTGGGTGTGTTCAAGGTCACCAGCTCTACAATGGAACTGACTGTCGAGTTACAG ATGATGCTGTTAAAATTCTTATAGCAGCAGATCGAGAGCTTGGCATCCTGGATCGAAGAACAGGCCTCTACAAGACTCTGATACCTATAAAATCAATGCCTACTTCTGTTGCATATGATCTTGAGAGAAGCATGTACTTTTGGGTAGATGAAGTGTTAAATGTGTTTGTCCTTGGAAAGCCGAGCTCTGTTTCTCTCTATCCAG AACTTAGAACAGTGAACAGTGTCTCTTTGGACTGGTTCACGGGACAGTTGTATTGGGCTAGCAGCTTTGCAAGGGTCATCTGTGCTGGTTTAAGTGATGGCAGAGGCTACGTCAAAATCCTGGAAAAGGATCTTGTGCCAGAGCAGCTAATCGTGTTTCCTGCAAAAAA GTACTTGTATTGGGTCAATCGAGGTCATAAAGGCATGAGGACTATTGAAACTGCAGGGATGGATGGCTCCGATAGAAAGGTGCTTGTGGCTGTGAACATGGAGGAACCTGTAGGACTGACACTTGACCACGTGACTGGCAGGCTCTACTGGATCAGTAAATACAAGCAG TCCATAGAGATGGTGAACGTGGATGGCAGTGGGAGGTACACCTTTCTTGAGATCTTCTTGGAAGATGAAAATCCAGTAGGGCTACATGTGTTTGAGAACTCTTTCTTCTGGGCAAATAAAATACAGCTGTTTTATGCTTCAGCCCACACCCCAAAGGAGAGAGTGGTGCTGCTAAATGCTTCTATATCTGCTTTCTCAGTCCTGCACAAATCCCAGCAGCCTAAGG gcaGATACCCGGCGTGTGTTCCAGGTTCTTGTAGCCACTTATGTCTCCTGTCCCCGATCCTTCCCAAGGGCTATAAGTGTGTTTGTCCAGAAGGGATGTTTCTTTTACCTTCTGGTATATGTAGTG AGTTAAAACTAGTGTTTTCTTCTGGCAAACGTCTCTACTTGTTGAAAGTTGGTTTTATGGGAACTGCGATAGAGAGAACCCTAGTTCAAGAGCATCGTAGGAACATCTGTCTACTGGATATTGACTGGAAAAGAAACCTCATCTACTGGGTGAATGCCGAGGGACATCTGTTCTGCTCAACTGGCTATTcaggagaaaagcaaaagattTGGTTGGAGCATACAG TCTGCTCAGCAAGTGTGGACATATCAACTGGGAACTTGTACTGGCTGCCCTGTGACAGAAGCGCTATTCAGAAGACTAGAATTACTGGCCCAGAGACACATACCCTCTACAGAACGGACAGCAGTATACGTCATCTTCTTCTTGATTGGCCGAAGAGGGTGCTCTACTGGGTAGAAAGTGGGAAGCACCTGCAAAGTATGACCCTTGATGGCAAAAACAAACAGGAAGTCTGGACAGGCACCTGGACGACAGACACCCACATGGCTTTAGACCTTGGCTCATCTAGCATCCTCTGGACTACCAAAGGGTTAG GGTTGCAAAGTCTGAGTCTCCTGAAAAATAGAACCTATACTTTGAACAAGACCTGGAGTGATGGCATTGTAGCGGCCCACGAGCCCTACCTGGTGACTATGAATGGAGCCGGTGTTGTGCTGTGGAACAGAAGGATACTGGAGCCCTTCTCCGTGTCAAAAGAACCATACATAAGGAAAATCATCATCCTGGCAGAGAACCTGGAGGTTCCAG ATCCTGGGGTTGAAGGAGCAGCCACAACCTCCCCTCCTActcttcccccaccaccccctctTCTTTGCACCCGATCCTCTGTCCCCTGTCGGAATGGGAAGGAATGTATTTCTCGGGAGTATCTCTGCGATGGCAGGCGCGACTGTCAGGATGGCTCCGATGAAGAGAACTGTTCCCAGTTCTGCAACAGACCAG GGGTCTTCCAGTGTCTGGACGGAAGCAAGTGCATTGAGGAGAAATACCATTGTGATGGGGCTCAGCAGTGCTTGGATGGGTCTGACGAGTTGGACTGCTGGAAGCCCGTCGAAGATTGTTCTCTGCGTTGTGACAACAAGACCCGCTGTATCCCGAAGAGCTGGCTATGTGATGGCAACCCAGACTGTTCtgataaaaaagatgaacaagGATGCA ttcatgAAAAATGCAGCTCATCTGAATTTACCTGTGAGAATGGCCAATGCATATCGTATTCTCTGCATTGTGATGGGAACCGAGACTGCCTGGACCATTCAGATGAAGCAGGCTGTCCTGTTGCCTGGTCCCTGCCGTGCCCTGCAGGGGAGATGAAGTGCCCCAGGAGTGGAGAATGTGTGCTGGCAGAGTGGATATGTGACCATGACTTAGACTGCAAAGATGGAAGCGATGAGAAG GACTGTGACCCTAAGGAGCTTCGCTGTGGCTCCAGGCAGTGGTCCTGTGCCAGTGGGGACCAGTGTGTGCCTGACTCGTGGCACTGTGATGGGCAGCGTGACTGCAGGGATGGCAGTGACGAAGCCGGAT GTCCCCCCACGAGGTGCCAGAGTTCTGAGTTCCAGTGCCGCTCCTACGGCTGCCTCAACTTCAGCCTCGTGTGCAACGGGAAGGAAGACTGCGCCGATGGTTCTGATGAGGGTGGAAGGTGCTCGTCGTCAGCATGTCGCCACGCGCAGTGTTCGCACACCTGCTACCGGTCCCCACACGGGCCT GTATGTGCTTGTGAGCAAGGATTTGAGCTGAAGAGTGGCGGTCAAATCTGCAAGGATGTGGATGAGTGCCAGAAGCTGGGCCGTCGGCCTTGCAGTCAGACCTGTATCAATACTGAGGGCTCCTATAGCTGTACCTGTCATCCTGGCTACTCGCTAGAGCCTGATGGCCATACCTGTAAAGCAACAG GTACTGAACCAATCCTGCTTGTGGCAATTCAGTTTAACCTACTTCTCTATGGATTGCGGAGCTTGAAAGAAGATATTCTGGCAACCACAGACAAGAACCTGATTATTTCCTCTATGGACTATGACTTAGTGGATCAGAAAGTCTTCTGGACAGACCTGGGTGCAGAAAGTATTAAGTGGATAAGCAtggacacacagaagaaagggACTGTGGTCAAAG GAATAAAGCCAGACTGTATAGTGGTAGACTGGATTGGAAGGAATCTCTACTGGACGGATGGGACAGCTGGCCAGATTTTGGCGATTCCGCTGACTGCTGTTTGGAGAGGAAAATCTGAGTACACAATTGTCCTAGATGATGACCTGAATCAACCACTGTCTTTGGCTTTAGATCCTCTAAGTGG GTTAATGTACTGGTCTGAAATTGGAGGAGAACCTCACATAGAACAAGCTGGAATGGATGGTAGCAGCAGAAAAATTCTCATCAATCAAGGTCTTGGCAGGCCAACTAGCATTGTTCTTGACCAGTTGAGTTGGAAGATATTCTGGTCTGATGACAAATTTCACTGTATTGGTTCTGCTAACCTTGATGGAACTGGTATTAGC ACGTTGCAGCTAACACAGATCAAGAGTCCCTTTTCGGTTGCTGTATTGGAAGACGAAGTCTTCTGGTCTGAAATGAAGACAAGAACAGTACAGCGTATGGAGAAGATGACAGGCAAGAACAGGGTTGTCCTCCTCAAGCGTTTGGAACAGCCTTATGGACTCAAG ATAATGCACGAAGTGCTACAGCCCAGGTCTTCTAATCCTTGTCTGGACACTGGATGTTCTCACTTGTGCCTTCTGAGTCCACGATCCAAGGGCAGCTGTCACTGCCCGATTGGACTCCTGCTTGCCGATGATGGGCtcagctgtgttcctgtcaaGGAGTCTGCGTTTCTGTTCCTTGTGCTGCCCACAGTTGTCATACAG ATTTATCTGAAAAATCTAGAAGCTTTACTAGGACAAGCAACTTTACCAGAACATAGGATACTTCCCTTTACCAATGTGAACCAGCTGGCATCAGTGGACTACCTTGTCCAGGAGAAGGTGCTCTACCTTTCAGAATTGGATCGTGGTGATATTAGGCTACTAAGACTCAAAGAATCCGGGAAGCTGTCTTGGAAGAAACTCTTATCTGTGGAGGGGACAGTAATCGACCTTGCTGTGGACTGGTTGAGTGGAAACATATATTGGATTGACAGTGCAAATCCTCACATCAACATAGCTTCCTCAAAAGGCCAGTATTCCACTGTCTTGTTCAGTGAAAACCTTTACCGCCCAGCCTCTGTCGTGCTCCATCTACCTACTGCAATCATGTGCTTTGTGGATCTGGGTTCCCAGGATGATGGGAGGCGTGGTTCCAGCATTGAATGTGCCTCCATGGATGGCAGCAGGAGGAAGGTACTGTGGCAGAAATCCCAGGTCCCCGTGGGCCTGACCTTTTCGGACTCAGGGACCCGAGTGTACTGGGCTGATACTG GGAGAGGACTCATAGAAAGTATTCAACAAGATGGCACTAGATACAGAGTGGATCGCACAGGAATTCAGGGCCTTAACCTCTTTACATATGGCCAAGGCATGATGTTCTGGACAACGATTGATGATG CCGAAGTCACTAAAGTTTGGTACAGCAAGGCAGAACTTTCAGAAAACCGGTGGTTCCAAGTAGATCAGAAGATTGTAGATTTAAAAGTTTACAGTAAACTTCGTCAACAGG GTACTAACAGCTGCTCAGAAAACAATGGAGGATGTAGCCATATTTGTTTACCCAAACCTGAAGGACAGACTTGTAAATGTTCCAGTGGGTACTACTTGGATGACACAAACAAATGTATTGAAGCTGTCCGATGCTCTGCGCCATCACAATCCTGTAAGGATGGTCAGAAATGCATTTCCACGGAACAAGTGTGTGATGGTCGTGCTGACTGTCTGGATGGATCTGACGAAATGGGCT GTACCTATCCAGATAAAATACATTCAATACCAACATCTGAAAAGGCAGAGGCTGGAAAAAGGGTGACTCCAAAAGCTGTCCCACCTCTCCAGGCTACCAAGTCCACCAATGCTAGATATCTGGGTCCAGAAGGGATGAATTATCCTGTCAGAAAAACACTCATCCCTTCGATTCTTGCTAGAGGAAGCAAGACCTCAGAAACCAAGGAAAGTGGGGAGTCTGTTCAGCCCAAGGACTTACAGAGGACAAAACATCTGCCCTGTAGCAGCGATTTCTGTAATAGGAGGGGAATCTGTACaatggaaggagagctgagaaAATGCAGCTGTTTGATGGAATATGGTGGAGAGTTCTGCGAAGAGGAAGTGCATGGACCTGCCCCTGGCCATGTCGCCCTCAGTTTAACCATTGCTTTGTCAGTTGTTCTGGTAACTCTGGGAGCATTTGTATATTTCAGAAGAGAACATGAATTAAAAAG AAATAGTACAGCATCATCAAGAAATTCAACCAGCCATAAAGAAAACGACGCAGAAGAGAGTCTGCTGAACAGTGAGACTTTTGTCAATGAAGCCTATGAGGAGCAG GAATTGTTAACCTCTTTGCAAACTGACTAA